A region of Nakaseomyces glabratus chromosome E, complete sequence DNA encodes the following proteins:
- the ERG11 gene encoding sterol 14-demethylase (CAGL0E04334g~Putative cytochrome P-450 lanosterol 14-alpha-demethylase; target enzyme of azole antifungal drugs; increased protein abundance in azole resistant strain) has product MSTENTSLVVELLEYVKLGLSYFQALPLAQRVSIMVALPFVYTITWQLLYSLRKDRPPLVFYWIPWVGSAIPYGTKPYEFFEDCQKKYGDIFSFMLLGRIMTVYLGPKGHEFIFNAKLADVSAEAAYSHLTTPVFGKGVIYDCPNHRLMEQKKFVKGALTKEAFVRYVPLIAEEIYKYFRNSKNFKINENNSGIVDVMVSQPEMTIFTASRSLLGKEMRDKLDTDFAYLYSDLDKGFTPINFVFPNLPLEHYRKRDHAQQAISGTYMSLIKERREKNDIQNRDLIDELMKNSTYKDGTKMTDQEIANLLIGVLMGGQHTSAATSAWCLLHLAERPDVQEELYQEQMRVLNNDTKELTYDDLQNMPLLNQMIKETLRLHHPLHSLFRKVMRDVAIPNTSYVVPRDYHVLVSPGYTHLQEEFFPKPNEFNIHRWDGDAASSSAAGGDEVDYGFGAISKGVSSPYLPFGGGRHRCIGELFAYCQLGVLMSIFIRTMKWRYPTEGETVPPSDFTSMVTLPTAPAKIYWEKRHPEQKY; this is encoded by the coding sequence ATGTCCACTGAAAACACTTCTTTGGTCGTTGAACTATTGGAGTACGTGAAGCTTGGTCTTTCGTACTTCCAAGCTCTGCCATTGGCGCAGAGAGTGTCTATTATGGTCGCCTTGCCATTTGTGTACACCATCACATGGCAATTGCTTTACTCCTTGAGAAAGGACAGACCACCACTTGTGTTCTACTGGATCCCATGGGTCGGCTCTGCTATCCCATACGGTACCAAGCCATACGAGTTCTTCGAAGACTGCCAAAAGAAATACGGTGatatcttctctttcatGCTATTGGGTAGAATTATGACTGTCTACTTGGGTCCAAAGGGTCACGAATTCATCTTCAACGCCAAGTTGGCCGATGTTTCCGCTGAAGCTGCTTACTCCCACTTGACCACCCCAGTGTTCGGTAAAGGTGTTATCTACGATTGTCCAAACCACAGACTAATGGAACAAAAGAAGTTTGTCAAGGGTGCTTTGACTAAGGAAGCCTTTGTCAGATACGTTCCATTGATCGCTGAGGAAATCTACAAGTACTTCAGAAACTCCAAGAACTTCAAGATCAACGAAAACAACTCCGGTATCGTCGACGTTATGGTCTCCCAACCTGAAATGACTATCTTCACTGCTTCCAGATCCTTGCTAGGTAAGGAAATGAGAGACAAGTTGGACACCGACTTCGCTTACTTGTACAGTGACTTGGACAAGGGTTTCACCCCAATTAACTTCGTCTTCCCTAACTTGCCTCTAGAACACTACAGAAAGAGAGATCATGCCCAACAAGCTATCTCTGGTACTTACATGTCCTTGATTAAGGAAAGACGTGAGAAGAACGATATCCAAAACCGTGACTTGATTGATgaattgatgaagaactcCACTTACAAGGATGGTACTAAGATGACCGACCAAGAAATTGCCAACCTATTGATTGGTGTCTTGATGGGTGGTCAACATACTTCCGCTGCTACCTCCGCTTGGTGTCTATTGCATTTGGCTGAAAGACCAGATGTCCAAGAAGAATTATACCAAGAACAAATGCGCGTCTTGAACAACGATACCAAGGAATTGACTTACGATGACCTACAAAACATGCCTCTATTGAACCAAATGATCAAGGAAACTTTGAGATTGCACCACCCATTGCACTCTTTGTTCCGTAAAGTCATGAGAGATGTCGCTATTCCAAACACTTCCTACGTTGTCCCAAGGGACTACCACGTTCTAGTCTCCCCAGGTTACACTCACTTGCAAGAAGAATTCTTCCCTAAGCCAAATGAATTCAACATCCACCGTTGGGACGGTGATGCTGCTTCTTCCagtgctgctggtggtgacgaAGTTGATTACGGTTTCGGTGCTATCTCCAAGGGTGTTTCCTCTCCATACTTGCCATTCGGTGGTGGTAGACACAGATGTATCGGTGAATTGTTCGCTTACTGTCAATTGGGTGTGTTGATGtccattttcatcagaACCATGAAATGGCGTTACCCAACTGAAGGTGAAACTGTCCCACCATCTGACTTCACCTCCATGGTCACCCTACCAACTGCCCCTGCTAAGATCTACTGGGAAAAGAGACATCCAGAACAAAAGTACTAG